In the genome of Thiorhodovibrio winogradskyi, the window AGAGCTTCTCGAAGCGCGGGTCGGCGCGCATTTCGTCGAGTTTCAGGTTCTCGCGGATGGCGACAAATTCCATCTCCGGCGTGATGATGCCGGCTCGCGCGTAGTGCATCTGGGTGACATTGCGACCCGGCTTGGCACGGCGTGGCGCGAGGCGGTGTTCGAATCGCAGGTGATCGAGTTTGGGGTCTTGCAGGCGCCGCTGACCGAAGGAGGAACTGGGGCCTTGGAGCTGTTCGGTGTCGCCGCGCTCGGCAATCCATGGGCCGCGGACATCGGGTAGACCACGCAGCAGGTCGATGGTCGCATCCGGGTCGGTGTAAGGACCAGAGGTGTCATAGACCAGGATAGGCGGATTGTCTTCCGCTCCCTGATTAGTCTGGGTGGGCGTTAGGGTGATCTCGCGCATGGGCACCCGCAGATCTGGGCGGGATCCCCGCACCCACAGCTTGCGCGAGGCGGGAAAAGGTCCAATGACCTCGGCGGACAGGCGCGCGCCCTCTGCCCTTAAATTGGCGGCGGCGAAATCGGGCCTGGATTCGTGCTGGAAATCTTGCTCAAACGGGGGGGGCGGGGCGTTCATCGCGGCTGTCCTCATATCATCAGGCCGAGGCCGCGGGGCACGTATTCGGCCCGGCGGCGGTGTGGAGTCTAGGCCGCACGGGCAGGAGCGTAAACAGGGCATCCGATATGCGCCGGTTGGTGCAAGCCGGCCGCGTGATACCCACTTCCCTCCGCCGGTGCGAACCGGATCAGGTGCTTAAGGGTGTTTCTCAGCCCGCCAATGCGCGCGGGCACCCCCAGCAGGATGTGCGGTCACGCTAGCCCAAGGCGCGGGGGATTTCAAGCGCGCGACGGGCAATGCGTTCGGAGTTCAAAATCCGGCGAAGAATATCGGGATCGGTTCGATCATGCCGCGAATCTTGCGGTTCAAGGGTATAGAATGACGGCATGGTTGGTGATAAACCAGGCGCTAGCCAATCACCACCCAATGACTACCGAAGGGAGGCGTCATGGTTGCACTGATCGTCATTCTCGTTATCCTGATCCTGAGCGCGGCCTGGGGGGCGTTGGCTTACAACGCTCTGGTCGCGGCGCGCAACATGGTCACTCATGCTTTTTCGCGGATCGATGTGCAGTTGCAGCGCCGCCACGACCTGATTCCCAATCTGGTGGAATCCGTCAAAGGGTACATGACGCATGAGCAGGATACGCTCAATCAGGTGATTGCCGCGCGCACGGCGGCCCAGCAGGCGCAGGTGCAAGTAAAGGGCGATCCGACCGATGGCGCCGCCATGGTCGCGCTGGCCGGTGCCGAGACGGCCCTTGGCGGAGCGCTTGGGCGGCTGTTCGCGCTGACAGAGAGTTATCCCGACCTGAAAGCCAATCAGAACATGCTGATGCTGCAAGAGGAACTCTCGAGCACCGAGAACAAAGTCTCTTTTGCCCGTCAGGCTCTCAATGACGCGGTATTGAACTACAACAACCGCCTGCAATCCTTCCCGGTTAACCTGTTCGCCGCCAATTTCAACTTCAAACAGGCACAAATGTGGGAGATGGAGGACAAGAGCGTACGCGAAGTGCCAACAATCAGCTTCTGACCCAACAGCCTCGGCAAGCACGCGCGAAAGACCGGGCGGGGCCAATTAATCACCGCTAACCACGAATCGATTCCGTGCCAAAGTCCGATTCCGCGCCCGACCGCGAATCCGAGCTGGCATTGACGCCCGGAGCGGAGCGCGCATGGGTCGCGACCGGCGCACCAGCTCCAGGCCAATCCCAGCGCTGGTCGGCCAAGTGGAGCTACTTTGCCGCCGTACTGGCATTTTTAGCGCTACTGTGTTTCATCACCCTCTTCGCGCTCTATCAATTGCAGAGGATGCGCTTGAGAACGGCTAGGTCACGGCGGAAACCTTTGCCAGGGTTTCTAAAGACTTCGTCACTCAAAGCCTGAACATCACTGAACTTCTGGCCAGCGGGCAGGATTGGGTGACCCTGATGGCTCGCGCCGATGCGGGCGCGCCCAATCAGGCATTAGCGGCGGCCATCCTGCATGTGCCGAGCATGCCACTTGATTTTGAGCGCCTGTCGCGCTTATGGGGATAGGTGAAAATCGTCCGAGGTTGCGGGCCCCTAGAGCGCTTTCGTGGGATCATGCAGCCTATTCTACATTGACATTTCCGTTCGGCAGGCATGCAGAGCGGAACGCTGTCACGTTGTTTATTCTGACAGCACCTTTGTTGATTTGCCATTCGCATGGAACAGCCACTAGGTGAGGTTAATCTTCCAGTGGTCTTGCAGAGTGTCGAGGGAGCGGCGAAATCGCACCTCGGTTTAGGCGCGAGTGTCGTCCAAAGAAAAAACGGGCAGCCGTTTTCACAGCTAGCCCGTTGATTAAGATGGCGTCCCCACGGGGATTCGAACCCCGGTTGCCGCCGTGAAAGGGCGATGTCCTAGGCCTCTAGACGATGGGGACGTGAAAACAGTGATGATGGAATCGGTGTTGAACCCTAATTGGCCTGCTTGCGGTAGCTTTTTGCTCCGTTTGCCTTGAATTTTTGCAGAGCCTTTTTTGTCGAGCTTGCTGGACCTTGGTGAAATCAGAACCGAGACAAAACCAGATGCTTGTCAAAACCAGAAAGGTCATACACCAGTCTGTGGCCTGACATGAATCGGCCGAAATTGGTGGAGCCAGGCGGGATCGAACCGCCGACCTCAACACTGCCAGTGTTGCGCTCTCCCAGCTGAGCTATGGCCCCGATGAAAGCCCGCTACTATATCTCGAGCGAGGTGCCTTGTCCAGAATAAATTTACTTTATCTTGCCGGATCGACAGCTGTCAGCCAGGGCTTGTTGACTGTCTTGTGAAGTCCTATTCTCAGTCGGCGGAAATTCCACTCGATTTATGGAGTCTTTAACAATGATGAGAATCCTGCTCTTTCTTGGTACGAACCTAGCGGTTCTGGTGGTGCTGAGTATTGTTTTTAGTCTGCTTGGGCTTGGCGGCGTTCAAACGGAAACCGGCGGTCTTGACCTTGGCGCGCTTCTGGTAATGGCGGCCCTGATTGGTTTTAGTGGCTCGCTGATCTCCCTGGTGCTATCGAAGTGGATGGCGAAGCGGTCGATGGGGGTCCGGGTCATTGAGCAGCCCGCCACGCCCTTCGAGCGCTGGTTGGTGGATCTAGTGCGCCAGCAGTCGCAGCGTGCCAGCATCGGCATGCCGGAGGTGGGGATTTTTGATCAGCCGGCTCCGAATGCCTTCGCGACCGGCTGGAATCGTAACAATGCCCTGGTGGCTGTGAGCACTGGGTTGTTGGAGCAGATGACCAAGGATGAGGTGGAGGCCGTGGTTGGCCATGAAATCAGCCATGTCGCGAACGGGGACATGGTGACTTTGTCGCTCATCCAGGGCGTGGTCAACACCTTTGTGGTCTTTCTGGCTCGGGTGATCGGCCATTTTGTCGACCGGGTGCTTTTAAAAAACGAGCGCGGTTATGGCATCGGCTACTTTGTGGTCACCATCGTCGCGGAAATCTGCCTGTCTGTCCTGGCCAGCATGATTGTGATGTGGTTCTCGCGCTATCGTGAGTATCGTGCCGACGCCGGCGGCGCGAATCTGGCGGGGCGGGATAAGATGGTCAGCGCGCTGCGTGCCTTGCAGCGGGTACATGAGCCGCGGGATCTGCCGGCTGGAGAGTTCGCGGCCTTTGGTATTTCGGGCAAGATTGCCGACGGTTTCAAGGCGGCATTTGCCAGCCATCCGCCGCTTGAGCGTCGCATTGCGGCCTTGGAGAATGCGCGCGGCTAAGCGGCGGGTTGAGCAATAAAGCGGGCACCGGAGTATCCGGTGCCTGCTGTTTTTATGGTTAGCCTCCCCAGGCTCAGCTTTGGATTAATTTGGCGCCGAGCCAAATTCCGCGATCTCGACTCCCTTACCTTTGAAGACCATCCGCAGGTTCATCTGCTGCAGCTTTGACAGCACTGTTGGATCTTCATCAACATCGAAGACCCAGGAAGCCTTGCGTCCGTCCATGTCCGTGGCATTGGACTCAATGATCTCCGAGGGGGCAATCACTGTCGTGGCAATGCGCATGCCGGCAAACATGGCGGCCATTTGTTGCATCATGGCGGCCGTGGCGGCATCGCTGCCATCGGGTGACGTCGGTGGCATGGCATCCTCGGCGCCGGTCGACTGCACCAGTACATAGTTTCCGTCGGCGTTCTTGGTCAGGCTCATGGCACCGTCGGAAAAAAATTCGGTGTTTTTCAGTGCGGATAAATCATCGAAGGCGAGTTTGAGATTCATGTATCTCCAGCCATCAAGGCTTTCCGACTGCAGGCTAACCAGCTCGACACCCTCGGGAGCATCGCTCTCGAATTGCTCACGAATCTCCGCCTCATCGAAATCAAATGGGGTCTCGCCGCCCACATCCTCGCTCGCTTCTTGACCCATGCTCTCGGCCATTTTTTCCATGGCTTCCATTTGCGCAATGGTCTGTTCGGACATCCCGTAGCGCATGTCGAGCGTGCCGGAGCCGTCCTTTTTCAGCGTCAGTGTCTGCTCGACCTTGACACAACCACCAAGCACCAGCACGACGGCTAGAGCAACCAGCCAGCGCGTTTCTGTGTTCATCACCTTCATTTATCGTTACCTCAAGTGGTATCAGTCAGTCATGACTGGGATTCAAGCCCTGAATGGCTTACGCCGCCGCTCGGCAAGCGCCGGCCACCTTCTCTTTTTCGCGGCGGAAAAGCAAGCGTTGGACCCGTTCAACGGCGACGCATGTGCGCGGCATGAAATGCCAACTCGGTCACAGCCGGGAAGGACGCAATGGTCTAATCTTTTAACTGTGCGACGGGGTAAGTCGATTCAAGGAGCGAGCGGCAGCGGTTGATAGGATATCCGGCAGCCACGGATGGCCGCCATGGACCTGACAGTACGGCCATGCTTTTAACACTCCACTTCCGGGTAAGAGCCGATGGTTCAATGCCCGGCTTTTTTGTGCTTGACTCAGCCGCACCCCAAATAACGGCGAGCCCAGGCCACCATGGTGTCGGCCACATAGAGAGCGTCGGCTGGATTTGTCAGTAGATGATCGGCGCGATCGAGTGAAATAAAGCTCTTGGGGTGCTTTGCTGCCTGGTAGATGCGAAAGGCCTCGGAGATATCCACCACCTCGTCGAAAGGCGAATGGTACAACAACAGTGGCCGGCGCAGTCGCGCGATATGTTCGGCTGTCGCATGCTGCTCAAGATCCTCAAGAAATTGCTTTTTAACGCGAAAACCTCGATTGGCAATACGCACTTCCACCTCGCCCTGGGAGCTTAACGCCTCCTCCGCATCGCTAAACAAATGACGCACATGGGTTGCTGTCGCCGGAGCACCAATGGTCACCAGGGCTTCGACCTGGGGTAACTGATGGGCGGCTACCAGGGCGGCTGCTCCCCCAAGGCTGTGGCCGATGAGCAAACGCGGCGGCTCGAAATCTTGCGCCAGCATGTCCGCGGCCGCCAACAGATCGGCGACATTGGAAGAAAAGCTGGTATTGGCAAAGTCGCCGTCGCTGTTGCCAAGCCCCGTGAAATCAAATCTCAACACCGCGATACCGCGTGCAGCCAAGGCGCGGCTGATGCGACTGGCCGCGGCAATATCCTTTCCGCAGGTAAAGCAGTGTGCAAAGAGCGCGTAGGTGGGGGGAGCGTCATCCGCTGGCGGTGTCTCCAGTAAGCCAGCCAGACGCTCACCTTGCTGGTTGGGGAAGTCGAGCTTGATGCGGGCCATGGGCAAGACCTGTGAAGCGAGACTTGAATTCAACCGGGATGCGAGATGAGTCCGCCGGCTGTCTGCTGTTCGCGCTCACGCAATTGCAGCTCCCACATTTTGGCATAAGAACCGCTGGCGGCAAGCAGACCACGATGATGACCCTGTTCGATAATGCGCCCGCCGTCCATCACCAGAATGCGATCAGCATCAACAATGGTAGACAGGCGATGGGCGATAACCAGGGTGCTGTGATTCGCGGCCACTTCAGCCAGGGTCTGCTGGATGGCTTGCTCAGTGCGGCTGTCGAGCGAGGAGGTCGCCTCGTCAAACACTAAGATACGTGGCTGTTTCAGGATGGCGCGGGCAATGGCAACGCGTTGTTTCTCGCCACCGGAGAGCTTGAGCCCGCGCTCACCAACAACTGTTTCCCATGCGTTCGGCAGGCTCTCGATGAAAGTGCGGATATGTGCCAGTTCCGCGGCGCGTTCGATGTCCTCGCGGAGAGCATCCGGCCGGCCATAGCTGATGTTGTAGAGAATGCTGTCATTGAAGAGCACCGTATCCTGGGGCACGATGCCAATGGCCGCGCGCAGGCTTTGCTGAGTCAGGTCGCGAATGTCTTGACCATCGACCAGGATGCGCCCACCGGTTACATCATAAAAGCGGAATAACAGCCGCGCGAGGGTTGATTTGCCGGCCCCGCTGTGACCCACCACGGCGACCTTCTCCCCCGGGGCAATCGCAAAATCCACCTCGCGCAGAATGGGCCGGTCCGGCTGATAGTCAAAGTTCACTTGCTCAAAGCGCACTGCGCCAGCGCTGAGCCGTAATGCCGTTGCCCTTGGGGCATCTTGTACCTCGGGCACCCGCGCGAGCAGCTTGACCACCAGATCCATATCGGCCAAGGCGTATTTGATTTGCCGATAAACAATGCCAAGAAAACCCAGTGGTATGAACAATTGCAGCATGAGTGCATTGACCAGCACTAGATCACCAATGCTCATGTGACCGACCACGACACCCTGGGCGGCAAAGAACATGATTCCGGTCACCCCAAGCGCGATGATGCTGCCCTGGCCAAAGTTTAGCAGCGACATTGAGCTTTGGCTTTTCACGGCATAGTCTTCCCACTGCGACAGGGTGGTGTCGTAGCGTTCCAGCTCCATCGGTTCGTTGCCGAAGTATTTCACCGTCTCGTAATTCAGCAGGCTGTCGAAGGCCTGACTATTGGCGTGGGAGTCGAGCTTGTTCATCTGGTGGCGGTAGTCCATGCGCCACTCGGTGATGGCGAAGGTAAAGGCCACATAGACCAGCACCGTGCCAAAGGTCACCAGAGTGAACACCAGCGCGTATTTGCTCAGCAGCACGGCGGCAACCAGGGAAAATTCGACCAGCACCGGGATGACGCTGAAGACCATGTAGTTCAGAATGGTCGACACCGAGCGGGTGCCACGCTCCAGATCCCGACTGATGGCGCCACTCTGGCGTTCAAGGTGATAGCGCAGCGATAGCCGGTGCAGATGCTCAAGCACCCGGGTCGAGAGTCGCCGCATGGCGCGAAAGCGCACCCGTGCGAAAACAACATCGCGCAATTCATTGAACAGGGAGCTGGAGAGCTTAAGCGCCCCGTAGAGCAGCAACAGGCTCACCGGCAGCACCAGCAGTTGCGCCTGCTGCCCCTCGAAGGCATCCACAATCTCCTTGAACACCATGGGCACGCCGACATTGGCAAACTTCGCCAGTACCAGCGCTGCCAGCGCCAGCAGCGCGCGCCCGCGAAATTCCCACAGGTAGGGTAGCATCTGGTGCAGATTCCGCCAGTCATGGCGATCACCGTGGACGCGTTCGGTGGCGAAGATTCTTCCCGGAGTCACCATGGGTTATTGAGTCTCATACGCGGTGATCCCATGTCCAAGGGCGACAACCAGAAATCGCACCAGACTGGGGCATTAATGAACAAACAAAGATCGAACCGCATTCCGGAGATGGACATGGGGCTGGACAAGGGTGGCTGCGCACTGCAAGAACCTTTTGCCCTGCAAGTCCTGGGCCCGGATATGGAGCCAGAGTTTCCCGACCGTTGCGTGGTAGTGATTGAGCCGGTCAATCAAGCCAGCGATGGGATGTATCTTTTTGCCGAGGTGGAAGGCGTGCGTTGGTTGCGCCAATACCGCCGCGACGCGCAGGGACGGCAATGGCTGATTGCTCTCAATTCGGAGTTTCCCGACATCCGCCTTGACGGGCTTGAATGGAGCGTGCTTGGCGTTGTGATTCAGCGCAACATTCGGCGTAAGGTCAAGCGCTACCAGTATGGCAGGGAGGGCGAGAACGAGAAGCGTGTGGCGACGACCATCTCTGATCTGACAGGTACCTGAGACAAGCTGTCACAAAAAACAGCGACTGAGCAACCCCTGAGCAAACCCAGCGAAAAAACGGTGGCTTCCCAATTGGGAAGCCACCGTTGATCTCCAGTCTGTCTCTAGGCGGATTTAGCGATAGGGATAATGCTGCGGAGGCATGGGCACATTGTGATGCATCCAGCCCGGCATGACTGGGCGTTGAGGCATGGGCGGTGGCGCTGATGGACGACCCTGCGGTGCCGGAGCTGCTTTCGGTGGTACCTGCGCAGCTTGATTTCGCGGAGCTTGAGGCTCTGCCGTAGCCTCCTGAGTCTCTGCTGCGGGCTCCGGCTTGGACGCAGGCGGTGCTGCGGGTGGTTTTGGCGCTGCTTTGCTTGCTGCCTGCGGGGATTGGGGAGCAAAGGGCTTGGCGAGTGCAGGGCTGGCCGATGATGGCGTTGCTGGTTCGGAAGCCGGCTTTGGCGCTGGCGAACTGGCCGAGTCTGAGGATGAATCGGATGCCGATGCTTCTGTGGCGTTAGCAGCGGACGCGGGTGTTTCAGTCTTCGCCGTGTCCGATTTCTCCGGATCAGACTCATTCGCCGTAGCTTGATTGCCGGAGGTTGAATCAGTACTGCTCTCAGCCGCCTGGGCGTCAGCCTTCTTGGAGGGTTCCTCCTCCTGCTTGGCAACCACTACCCGGCCAATTGGGCTCAATCGCTGATCGACTGTTTCATCGGCATGATGCCCAGTACTTTTGTGGGTGCCATAGGGATCGCCAAGGATAAAAATGGAACCAAATATCAGCGCAAGTACACCGCCAACGGCGACGACCTTCCCGGTTCCAAGCGAGGCAAGGATGCCGCCTGATTTTTGCTTATGCTGATCTGCGTCCACGGATTTGCTCATTCATATCTCCTATTGTTCCGTTGCACAGTGGCGAAAAAGTGATGTGGTGTAAATCATTGCCCAAGGTCAGCTAGATGCGAATGCACATGGGACATCACCAGCGTGGAAAAGGAAGATGCTGTTTCACTGCCAGAGATCTGTCGCACCTTAGCCAGACTGGAGGATAACGCTGTTGAGTCACTGTCGCGCGTATTGTCCCCACTACGTCGGACCATGCATCCATGTGGCTCATGATAAGGGCGCCCGGCCAAACAACCATTGATGCGCCCAGAAAAGGAAGAGCAGATAGAACAAGGTGCCTCCGATGAGCGCGATGACGTCATTCCGCCGTCCGGCCGCAGCCCCCGGCCCGGTCCCGGTGCCCGGACCGCGGCGTTTAAGTGAAATCCGATCAGCCACCGCCCATGTGAGAAAGCTGCCAAACAGCAACACGTCGGCCAGGGATCCATTCGCAAGCAAATGCGCAAAAGACCAGATCTTAACGGCGGCCAGCATTGGGTGTTTGGTTGTGCGCTGGATGCGACCTGGCAGATAGGCCGCGAACAATAGCGGAAACACTGGCAGCATCAACAGAAGCACCAGATGCCGCATCCAAGTGGGCGGCTGGTACAAAATGATTGGATCGACACTCGTACGAGCATCGCCGTAGCCGTGAATAATCAGCCAAAGGCCTAGCAGTGACAGCAGCGCGTAGCCGCTTTTCCAAGCTGTTTCTCCAAGACGATTAACCACTTGGCCGCGCCAGGCGGGGCGTAACATGGCGGCGGAATGCGTCCCTAGAAACAAGAGTAGGCCGGTGATCAGTTCAACCATGAGACAAGGAGATGCACAAAATTTAAAGATGAAGCGCGAAAAAATAATGTCGCACGGGACGCACCCTGGATCGCGCGAGGGCCGAAAACCGGGATTCTACCTCATCCATTCCGACGATGCTCGGTCGAATGCGCGGGCGGTGGATTACAGCAAAGCTGCGGCCAGGCTTGAAAGCGGCTCAAGGGGCTCATGTGGCGGGTCTCATGCGGCGTATTTCATGCAGAGGGTCTGGCTTTAGCAACCTCCCGGAGTTTCTCTTGCGGCCAGGCACAGAGCACGGCCTGAACGAGAGTGGCGAGAGGGATGGCAAAAAACACACCCCAAAAACCCCAGATGCCGCCGAAGACAAGAATGGCGACAATGATGGCGACGGGATGTAAATTGACAACCTCGGAGAATAGTAAGGGAACCAGCACATTACCGTCTGCAGCCTGGATGATCAGGTACACCACGGAAAGCCACAACAACTGCGGCGACCATCCCCACTGAAACCAGGCGATCAAGACCACGGGGATAGTCACCACCGAGGCGCCGATATAGGGCACGATCACGGACAGTCCGACCAGCACCGCGAGCAGCAGAGCATAATTCAGCCCAAATGCCGAAAAGGCCGCGAAGCTGACGGCCCAGATGATAAGAATTTCCCACACCTTGCCACGCACATAGTTGTAAATCTGGCGGTCCACTTCTTGCCAGACGGAGCCAGCGATTCGTCGGTGTCGAGGAAGGTAACCTTTAAACCAGTCCAGGATCAATTCCTTGTCCTTGAGAAAAAAGAACACTAGCAGTGGCATCAGAATCAGGTAGACAATCACCGTGATCATGCCGACCACCGATGACATCGAAAGCGATACTAACTTCTGGCCGAAGTATAGGATTTCCGCGCGAATGGTATTGATCAGCGTGTGAATCTGCTCGTTGGTCACCAACTCCGGATAGCGCTGCGGCAGACCCATGAGTGCCTGCTGCCAGGTGGTGAGCATGCCGGGAAGTTGCTGTACCAGGTCTGTGGCCTGGCGCCACAACAGGGGCAGCACCAACAATAGCAGGGAGGCCAGGAAAAGCATGAAACCGAGGAGCGCGACGAGGGAGCCGAGCAGCCGGGGCCAGCCCTTGCGCTCTAGAAAACCCACCGCGCCTTCTAGCAGATAGGCGATGACGATGCTGGCGAACACAGGGGTCAGCATGTTGCCGAGGGTGATAACAATCACCAGCACCGACAAGAGAGAAAATGCCAGGAACAGAATCTGCGGATCAGAGAAGTGACGGCGGAACCAATGACCGATTGCGTGCATGCTTCTCTGCCTTAGATTCGCTCACGTTCATGGCGCGCAAAGAGCGCTTCAAGCTCGTCGATGACCTCAATGGCCGGGCGTCCCTGAATCATGTGTGCTGACATGAGTAAGGATGCCTCATTGAGCAGATTACTCGCTTCAAGTTCCGGGTAGCTGCGACGCAGCCGTTTCATCGCGGCAATCACGCTCTCCTCAGCCGGTCGCGGCTCACGCTCCGCCTGTTTGCCACTGCCTGGCGCAGAGAGCCTGTTATCCGGCGTCGAGTCGGTCCGCACCTGACGCTGTGCGAGAAACTCCGCGAAGGCGCCTAGGGTTTCGCGATCTGTTGCGTTGAGAGAGCGGAAGTGTTTGATCAATCGCCGCTCGCGCGCATTACCGAGATCAGTTCCCAACATCAGATGGCTGGCATGACAATGAGGTTTACCGGGTGGGTCACGGTGGATACTTGTCGCGACTCACCATGGTCTGAAAAAAAACGCCGCGGAGTTGCGTCCGCGGCGTTTACTGTATCGGCCTGCCGCGGTTGACCGGCAGCAAGGGAGATAGGGTCAGATATAGAGACAGATGTCGCTTTCGCCGGCAAATTCAAAAAAAGCCGCCGCGCCAGCATATTCAACGCCATCGATGAAGTCCTTGCGATCCATGTCGAACAGATCCACTGTCATCTGGCAGGCGATCAGTTGGACCTCGGCTTCCTGACAGAGGTCGCGCAGTTCTTCGACACTTGCCACGCCCTTGTCCTTCATCTTCTTCTTCATCATGGCGGTCATCATGGCCTGCATGCCGGGCAGGGCCATGCCAAGAATCGGGAACCATTTGTCCATTCCCATTGGCATTGGCATGCCAGGGTTCCCCAGCGGTGTGACTTCGAGCGTCAGTTTTTTCTTCAGGAGCTGCAAGCCGTAGAAGGTGAAAAACACCTGCACCTCATAGCCCAATGCGGCTGCGGTGGATGCGAGGATGAAAGGCGGATAGGCCCAGTCGAGCGAGCCTTTGGTGGCGATGATCGCGAGTTTCTTTTCTTCCATCGGTTTCTCTTGGCGGTGTTGGTCTAGGTGTATTGGCCGGGGAATGCTGATTGGGAGATTTCGGCCAGTCTATCAGACGGCTTTGGCCAGCAGCTTAAAGATGGTGCTAACCAAGGTCTCCCTCGTCCAGCGATGACAGCGTGGCGGAAACCTTGACCGGGATCCCCTGAATGCGAAACTGGGATGCCTGCCTGAGGTTTCCTGCACTTGAGATCAGGATTTCTTGATCAGAAACAAAAATTTGCCACCATCCTCGCGTGATTCCATCAACTCGTTGCCAGTTTGCTTGGCAAAGGCGTCGAAGTCTTTGACCGAGCCTGGGTCGGTTGCAATGATGTGCAATACCTGGCCCGATTCCATGCCGGCCAGGGTCTTCTTCGCGCGCAGGATCG includes:
- a CDS encoding LemA family protein, producing MVALIVILVILILSAAWGALAYNALVAARNMVTHAFSRIDVQLQRRHDLIPNLVESVKGYMTHEQDTLNQVIAARTAAQQAQVQVKGDPTDGAAMVALAGAETALGGALGRLFALTESYPDLKANQNMLMLQEELSSTENKVSFARQALNDAVLNYNNRLQSFPVNLFAANFNFKQAQMWEMEDKSVREVPTISF
- the htpX gene encoding protease HtpX, which gives rise to MMRILLFLGTNLAVLVVLSIVFSLLGLGGVQTETGGLDLGALLVMAALIGFSGSLISLVLSKWMAKRSMGVRVIEQPATPFERWLVDLVRQQSQRASIGMPEVGIFDQPAPNAFATGWNRNNALVAVSTGLLEQMTKDEVEAVVGHEISHVANGDMVTLSLIQGVVNTFVVFLARVIGHFVDRVLLKNERGYGIGYFVVTIVAEICLSVLASMIVMWFSRYREYRADAGGANLAGRDKMVSALRALQRVHEPRDLPAGEFAAFGISGKIADGFKAAFASHPPLERRIAALENARG
- a CDS encoding alpha/beta hydrolase family protein, which produces MARIKLDFPNQQGERLAGLLETPPADDAPPTYALFAHCFTCGKDIAAASRISRALAARGIAVLRFDFTGLGNSDGDFANTSFSSNVADLLAAADMLAQDFEPPRLLIGHSLGGAAALVAAHQLPQVEALVTIGAPATATHVRHLFSDAEEALSSQGEVEVRIANRGFRVKKQFLEDLEQHATAEHIARLRRPLLLYHSPFDEVVDISEAFRIYQAAKHPKSFISLDRADHLLTNPADALYVADTMVAWARRYLGCG
- a CDS encoding ABCB family ABC transporter ATP-binding protein/permease; the protein is MVTPGRIFATERVHGDRHDWRNLHQMLPYLWEFRGRALLALAALVLAKFANVGVPMVFKEIVDAFEGQQAQLLVLPVSLLLLYGALKLSSSLFNELRDVVFARVRFRAMRRLSTRVLEHLHRLSLRYHLERQSGAISRDLERGTRSVSTILNYMVFSVIPVLVEFSLVAAVLLSKYALVFTLVTFGTVLVYVAFTFAITEWRMDYRHQMNKLDSHANSQAFDSLLNYETVKYFGNEPMELERYDTTLSQWEDYAVKSQSSMSLLNFGQGSIIALGVTGIMFFAAQGVVVGHMSIGDLVLVNALMLQLFIPLGFLGIVYRQIKYALADMDLVVKLLARVPEVQDAPRATALRLSAGAVRFEQVNFDYQPDRPILREVDFAIAPGEKVAVVGHSGAGKSTLARLLFRFYDVTGGRILVDGQDIRDLTQQSLRAAIGIVPQDTVLFNDSILYNISYGRPDALREDIERAAELAHIRTFIESLPNAWETVVGERGLKLSGGEKQRVAIARAILKQPRILVFDEATSSLDSRTEQAIQQTLAEVAANHSTLVIAHRLSTIVDADRILVMDGGRIIEQGHHRGLLAASGSYAKMWELQLREREQQTAGGLISHPG
- a CDS encoding S24 family peptidase, giving the protein MAITVDAFGGEDSSRSHHGLLSLIRGDPMSKGDNQKSHQTGALMNKQRSNRIPEMDMGLDKGGCALQEPFALQVLGPDMEPEFPDRCVVVIEPVNQASDGMYLFAEVEGVRWLRQYRRDAQGRQWLIALNSEFPDIRLDGLEWSVLGVVIQRNIRRKVKRYQYGREGENEKRVATTISDLTGT
- a CDS encoding prolipoprotein diacylglyceryl transferase; translation: MSKSVDADQHKQKSGGILASLGTGKVVAVGGVLALIFGSIFILGDPYGTHKSTGHHADETVDQRLSPIGRVVVAKQEEEPSKKADAQAAESSTDSTSGNQATANESDPEKSDTAKTETPASAANATEASASDSSSDSASSPAPKPASEPATPSSASPALAKPFAPQSPQAASKAAPKPPAAPPASKPEPAAETQEATAEPQAPRNQAAQVPPKAAPAPQGRPSAPPPMPQRPVMPGWMHHNVPMPPQHYPYR
- a CDS encoding NnrU family protein, which encodes MVELITGLLLFLGTHSAAMLRPAWRGQVVNRLGETAWKSGYALLSLLGLWLIIHGYGDARTSVDPIILYQPPTWMRHLVLLLMLPVFPLLFAAYLPGRIQRTTKHPMLAAVKIWSFAHLLANGSLADVLLFGSFLTWAVADRISLKRRGPGTGTGPGAAAGRRNDVIALIGGTLFYLLFLFWAHQWLFGRAPLS
- a CDS encoding AI-2E family transporter, giving the protein MHAIGHWFRRHFSDPQILFLAFSLLSVLVIVITLGNMLTPVFASIVIAYLLEGAVGFLERKGWPRLLGSLVALLGFMLFLASLLLLVLPLLWRQATDLVQQLPGMLTTWQQALMGLPQRYPELVTNEQIHTLINTIRAEILYFGQKLVSLSMSSVVGMITVIVYLILMPLLVFFFLKDKELILDWFKGYLPRHRRIAGSVWQEVDRQIYNYVRGKVWEILIIWAVSFAAFSAFGLNYALLLAVLVGLSVIVPYIGASVVTIPVVLIAWFQWGWSPQLLWLSVVYLIIQAADGNVLVPLLFSEVVNLHPVAIIVAILVFGGIWGFWGVFFAIPLATLVQAVLCAWPQEKLREVAKARPSA
- the dsrE2 gene encoding sulfur carrier protein DsrE2: MEEKKLAIIATKGSLDWAYPPFILASTAAALGYEVQVFFTFYGLQLLKKKLTLEVTPLGNPGMPMPMGMDKWFPILGMALPGMQAMMTAMMKKKMKDKGVASVEELRDLCQEAEVQLIACQMTVDLFDMDRKDFIDGVEYAGAAAFFEFAGESDICLYI
- a CDS encoding sulfurtransferase TusA family protein, encoding MADFDQELDASGLNCPLPILRAKKTLAGMESGQVLHIIATDPGSVKDFDAFAKQTGNELMESREDGGKFLFLIKKS